The following is a genomic window from Hymenobacter monticola.
TCTGGCCGTCGCCGTACAGCGCTTCGTGGATGCGGGCGTAGCGTTTGAGCAAGGCCACGGTGCGCGTCACGTCGCCGTTCTGGGTGTCGGGGTCGATGAGGACGGGCACCACCTGGTCGCAGTTCGGAATGCGCACGCCCGAGGCCAGCAACATGGTGAGGGAGCGCAGCACGCGGGCCCCGGTGCCGCCCACGGCAAAGATGAATAGTTTGGACATAGCGTTGAGTGTAGCGCGAAGCTCCAGCTTCGCGTGTCGTTGAACGACTTTAGGAATCCCAATGGCGGCGCTATCAACGCGGCCGATACGCGAAGCTGGAGCTTCGCGCTACATTCTTAAAACGGCCCCACAAAAGGCGTGGTGCGGGCATATGTGCTCCAGCGCTTCAGCAGCACCGACAAAATCAGGAACCACAAGGCTGCTACAATCATGTTCACCACCATAAAGTAGCCCAGGTAGCTGCTCGCTTCGGCGCCGTGGCCCTTGCTGAGGCTGTTGGCCAGAAACACGCCCAAACCGGCGGCCAGGGCCAGCGTCAGGGCCCAGTGCGGCGTGCGGAACATGCCGGTGCGCAGGGCCGAGTTGAACACATAGTAGAAAGCAACAACCAACAACAAGCTCACGCCCAACGTGCTCCAGCCCACGAGTGAAAACAGGTCGGTTTTGTAGAGGCCGTAGTCGGCCGGGCGTTGGCTTTGAAAGATGGAAATAAGCGCCGAGTACAGGCTGGTGAAGAAGGTTTGCATAGGAAAAGGTTAGAGAAGTGAGAAGTGAGATAGGAGAGGTGAGATAAAAACAATGATTGTCTCATATCTCACTTCTCGCCGTCTCATGTCTCTATTTATCGTTTTTGAGTGGAAGCTGAACCGTGAATACGGCGGGTAATGGAGTTGGGTACGATTGACGGACGCCGGTCAGCAGTTGGTCGAGGCCAAACGTGCGGGGGGCGGGCGTATTGTCGTTGGTGGTGCTCCAGGCGGCTACCCAGTCCGGCGTTTCCGGAGCGGGCAGCGAGAGCGTGAGCGTGGCCGTGGGGGCTGCCAGCTTGCTCACCCGCAGGCGCACCACGTGGGTATAAGGCGCCAGCACCGGCTGGCCGCTTTGCTCCTCGTCGGTGAGCGGGCGCACCGAGTTGGGCAGCAGGCTGGCCTGGCCGTTGGGCAGGCGCACTTGCAGATGTTGGGCCAAAAAGGCCGGTTGCTGCCAGGCGGCGGGCAATTCCTTCAAATCCAAGCCCACCGAAAAGTCTACCGGGTCGTCGGAAGGGTTCAGGGTCAGACCGTTGTTTTCGGCATACACGGTGCCGCCGCTCGACTTTAATTTCGGGTCCGTGAGCTTGGTGAGCAGCGGCGCAAAGGCGGGCGTGCTCGTTTTCAGCCCAAAGAAGGCCTGTTGGGCCGGCGCGTTCTTGAACACCTCAGCGGCATAGCGCGCCACCTGCGCGGGCGGCCCAATCACCCACACATAATAAGGCACCTTTTCGCCGTTCAGGGCACGCTTTTGCACGGGCGTTTTCACGGCCGGGAAATAGCTGCCGTAGAAGTGCGAGGTTTCGCCGAACACCGCGACGGCCAGTTGCTGCCGGCTCACGGGCGCGATGGACGTGCGAATGAGGTTGGGCAACTGCGAGAAATCCGACTTGCGGGCCGGGCCATAAATGAAGTCGGAAATCACCACACTCACCTCCTCCCCTGCCTTGGGCCGGTTGAGAATGCCTTCCAGCATCTGCGGCAGCTCGGTGCCGAGGGCAGCCTGGCTCACTTCGCCCTGCACCACGTCGCGCAGCTCCTCAAACTTCACGGGGCGCGGCGCGGCGTTTTCGCAGAGGTAGTACTTGCGCTCGGCCACGGCTCCGTTCACCTGGGTTTCGGTGATGAGGGCGCCGATGCGCTTTTGGAACTCAGTCGCGGGCTTGTCGGCCCCCCCACGCGGCACAAAGCCTTTCATGCCGCCCGAATACTCCAGAAAAACGCTCACGCGCAACGGCGCAGCTTCAGTGGTGGCGGGGGCTTCGGTGGTGGCTTTGCTGGTTTTGGTGGGCTTGCTGGCGGTGGTTTCGGCCGGTTCCGAGTTGCAAGCCGTCAGGAGTGAAACGGTTCCAAAAAATACCCCGGCGAGCCGGAAACGGCGAAACAAACGCGGCACGGGCAAGCCCACGGGAACGGAAATCGGCATAGAATAAGCGCTAGGCGAGGTTTTGGGGCGAAGTATAGGCATTACGCAGCGAACTACCCAGCGGCCGAAAACCACAGGCCCTAAACGCAGCTCCGAGGCCGCTAGTACGGCCAGCCCCTTCACCAAACGCGTTTTCACATTTCTTTGTCAGCAGGCCACACATTGCCAGCTTATTATAAATTGCAGACAGGACTAGCCTCTTTATCAGCAGGTTTTAACCATTGCAAATCATTGTTTTAAATATTGCTACAACATCTGATGCGGCCCATTCAAACCAATGAATTAGGTTTAAGCTGGACTGTTTATTAACATTGCCAGATAGATGTGCTGTTGGTTTTTCCAGGTCTTGTGATGCTATGCACCTTATTGCTCTCCGCGCTGAATACCAAATCACGGTCGACCGGGCCCAAAATCGGATTTTCTACCAAAATTTTGGTCCGATGAGGACCGCCAAGGCCCTGCCCCATTACCGCACCGATTGGGAAACCGCCTTGGCCCAAGTCCGGCCCGGCTTCTGCATCCTCACCGACATGCAGGTGGTGAACGAAAACGGCGGTGCCCTGCTCGACGCGTTTCAGGCCGTGGAGCAGCTCATCGTGCAGCGCGGCGTGACTTTGGTGGCCGAAGTGCACTTTCCCGGCCTGCCCACCCGCCGCCACACCGACGCCGTGACCACCCGTCAGGCCATGCCCGTTGAGTATTTCCTCGATATCTGGGACGCCACCCAGTTCCTCGACGGGCTGCAGCTCCACACCGGCACGGCGGCTTAGCGCCGGCCGAAAACCGTCTTTTAGTGGGGGTTCAGCGGCCAACGATTCCAGCCGCGGCGTTGTTATGAAGCGGGCCCGCGTTGGCGGCCCCGGCCGGTGGCCGTACCTTTGCGCAACGGCCTCCTACGTTGTGGCCGCTTCAAACCCGCTGCCCGGTTAAAGGCACTTTTTACCCTTATGTCCACCCCCATTTCCACCGATATCTGCATCATCGGGGCCGGCCCGGTCGGCTTGTTTGCAGTGTTTGAGGCGGGCTTGCTCAAGCTCCGCTGCCACGTCGTTGATGCCCTGCCGCAGCCCGGCGGCCAGCTCTCCGAGATTTACCCCAAGAAGCCGATTTACGACATCCCCGGCTTCCCCGAGGTGCTGGCCGGCGACCTCGTCGACAATCTGATGAAGCAGATTGAGCCCTTCCACCCCACCTTCACGCTGGGCGAGCGGGTGGAGAGGTTTGAAAAGCTGGACGACGGCTCTTTCCAGCTCTTCACCACCGACGGCACCGAAATCCACTGCAAGGCCGTGGCCATTGCCGGCGGCCTGGGCTCGTTCGAGCCGCGCAAGCCGGCCGTGGAAAACCTGGAGCAATTTGAAGGCGGCCGCGGCGTGCACTACATGGTGCGCGACCCCGAGCACTTCCGCGACAAGAAAATTGTCATCGCCGGCGGCGGCGACTCGGCCCTCGACTGGACCAACTTCCTCGCCAACGTGGCTTCCGACGTGACGCTCGTGCACCGCGGCACCACCTTCCGCGGTGCCGCCGACTCGGCTGAGAAAGTGCAGAAGCTGCACGAGGCCGGCAAAATCAAGCTCGTGCTCAGCTCCAACGTGACGCACCTGCACGGCAACGGCGAGCTCAAGGAAGTGACCATCACCGGCAACGACGGCAAGGCCGAGAAGGTCCCGCTCGACTGCTTCATCCCGCTGTTCGGCCTCACGCCCAAGCTCGGCCCCATCGGCGAGTGGGGGCTGGAAATCGAGAACGACGCGGTGAAAGTGGATACGCTCGACTACAGCACCTCGCTGCCCGGCGTGTTCGCCATCGGCGACATCAACACCTACCCCGGCAAGCTCAAGCTCATCCTCTGCGGCTTTCACGAGGCAGCGCTGATGTGCCAAGGCGCGTTCAAGTACATTTTCCCCGACAAAAAATACACGCTCAAGTACACCACCGTGAACGGAGCACCATCTATGTAAAATGGTAATTAAGTAAATGAGTAAGTTGGCGCCAGCCTTCACTCATTTACTCAATTACTCACTTACCAACTTACCACTTGGAAAACGACATCCGCGTCTACGTCGAGGAAGCCCCCGGCCAACGTACTGAACTAGTGGGCCCCACCGACATGGGCCTCAGCCTGATGGAGCTGCTCAAAGCCAGCGGCTACGACATCATGGCCACTTGCGGGGGCATGGCCCTTTGCGCCACCTGCCACGTGGAGGTGCTGGCCGGCCCCGCCCTGCCCGAGCCCGAAGATGCCGAGCTCGACATGCTCGAAACCCTGCCCGTGGTGCACGAAGGCTCCCGCCTGAGCTGCCAGATTCGCCTCACGCCCCGCACCGACGGGCTGGTGGTGCGCTTGGCTGCCACGGGCGCTTAGGATTTATCTGTCATTGCAAGGGCGAAGCCCGTGGCAATCCGTCTTCACTGAGCGACCAACTCTGATTTGTGACAAAGCTTTTTTCAAAGCGAAAAGCCCCGACACTGCTTAGTGCCGGGGCTTTCTAGTAAAAGGCGTGTCTGGTTTTGTACAGGACGGATTGCTTCGATACGCTCGCAATGACAGGCAAAGACGGAACGCTACGCCCCCGCTGCCAGCCGCTCCCGCATCCGCTCCTTTGCGGCGGCCGATAGCGCGGGGCCCGTCTGTTCGCGGGCTGAAGCGGCCGCCCTGGCCCATTCGGCCATGAGCACGGTTTGCTTGGCGTAGCGCTTGCAGTAGGGGCAGTAGCGCAGGTGCACCCACAGGCTGGCGCGCGGCCCCCATAGCAGGGCGCGGTCGGGCTGCTGGTCGAGCAGGCGGGTAGCGTTTTGGCAGGTAATGAGTCGGAGCATAACGGGGGTTAATTCTTGCCTAAGCCGTGTTTTTCGAGGCAGCGGCGCAGTTGCAGCTTGGCCCGGTGCACCAGCACCCAGTAGTTAGACGCAGTGATGCCCAGCTCCTGACAAATTTCTTCGGCCGATAATTCCTCCACGAAGCGCATGGCAAACACGGCCCCCTGTTGCGCCGGCAGCCGGTCCTGGCAGCGCTGAATAGCCTCGTGCAGTTCCTCCTGCTCCAGCGCGGCATCGGCATTCAGCCAGCTGGCGGGCATTTGCGCATCGGCCCAGTGCCCGGTTTCCAGGTTAAAGAAGTCGGCTTCCGTAGCGCCGCCTTCGCTTATTTGGTCGAGACTGACTTGCTTGGCGCGGGCCTGCCGGCGGTAATGGTCGATGATTTTGCGCCGCAAAATGACGAACAGCCAGGTGCGCTCCGACGCCTCGGCCCGGAAGGTAGCCAAGCCGTCAAGGGCGCTCAGGAAAGTTTCCTGCACCAGTTCTTCGGCCACGGTGGTGTCGCTCACGCGGCTGAGGGCAAAGCGGAAAAGCTCGTCGCCGTAGCGGTCGGGCCACTGCGCCGGAATGGGAACGGATGGGGTCATGCAAGGCGGCGAGGGGCTGGGCCCAACTCGCACCGCAAGATTACGGCGGCCGCCGGGAAAAGGACGCTTCTCACTCCGATAGGGCGGCGGTAGCAACTCCAACAATGTGCCGCGAAGCCACTTCCTGCACCAGCACCACGGCCCGCAAATTCGGCCGTTGCCAAGCAGTGGGCAAAGTCAGCGCTTGGTCGGCGCTAAACGTTCCGTCTGCCCCCACGCGCCCAAGCGGCAGCAGCTGGCGCACCACAGCTGCGTGGCGCAGCAGGCGCCCGGCGTTCTCGCCCCGCCCCACCTGCGACGACAAGCCGCTTTCGGTGATGGCCAGCAGTACTTCTGCCGTGGGCGTGCCGGCGGGCAGGTTCTGCACCCGCACCTCGGCCCGGCCCTGGCGCACGCGCAGGCCCACGGTGGCCTGAGGTGCCTTGGCGGCTTTGGCCACGGTAGCCGCCAGCTCGCCGGTGCGGCTGCCCACCAATTCGTAGCGTCCATTCACCACGGCCTGAGGCGTGTAGGAGCCCGTGCCGAAACCTTGGGCGTACTGGCGCTGGCGCGCGGTGTAGGCCGGCGCGGAAAAAGCGTCTTTCCAGCCCAGCCTGTTCCAGTAATCGACGTGCTCGCCGAGGGCAATAACTTCAACGCCGGGCACGGTTTGAGCGGTTTCCAGGTCGCGCAGGGCCGCATCGGCGCTTGGGCAGCTGGAGCAGCCTTCTGAGGTGAATAATTCCACGATTACCGGCACCCGGCTTGGCTCCGTCGGCACGGGCGTCGCCGGCGTAAGCGATAATAATAGACCGCAAAGCGGCAGCACGAGCAGCAAAGCTGTTTTCATCATCGACGAGGCAAAGCAGCATTATTCCGGCATCATTGCCGAGTTGTTTTGCTAGACGCTGCGCTTTAATCCTCCTTACAGCCAAGCCGTCATCCTGCGCTTTGCCGCTGGCCGCATCTAAAATAAAAAGCCCCCGCAACGGCGAGGGCTTTTTTAGTTACTCTGATGCTTAGTGTACCTTACTGCGCCCGCTTCAGGGGCGACTGTGCGGCGCTGCCGTTCGGGCCGGCTGTGGTGACGGGCACCGGCGCGAAGTTGAAAATTTCTAGTACCACGCGCCAGCCGGCCACGGCTTCGCGCCGCCAGATGCGCAGGTAGCTGCCCTTTTCCTCGGGGTGCTTGGCAGTGGCCATGCGGCGCAGGTCGCCCACCACGTAGCCCAGGTCGCCAGCGGCGGCCAGGTAGCCGGTGGTGGGGGCAAAAATGTAGCTGTCACCGAGGTTTTTCATGTTGGCCACGGCGGCGGCCCCTTGCATCATGGAGAGGCCGGGCCGGTAGAGGCGGGCTTCGGCACTCAGCGACTGCTCGTAGCTGGCACCGGGCTTGGAGAGTTCGGCCGCGGCAAACTTGCGGTCCACGTCCAAAATAATGCCCGACGGGGCCATACTGGGTGTGGCCACGGCCGGCTGCAGGCGCGGCTGGGGCACCGTGGCGGGCTTGGCCGGTGCCGCGCCAATACGCTCGATGCCCATGTCGACGGCAAATTTCCAGGTGCCGTCGGGCTGCTTGCGCCACACGGTCACGTACTCGCCCCCGGCCTGCGGTTGGCCGTCTTTGAGCTGCGTCCAGGGGCCGGTGGTGTAGCCCAGGTCGCCCGACTGGGCCACATCGGCCAAAATGGGGTACCAGCTCAGGCGCGTGGTGGGCTGCACCGGCCGGGCCTGCCACACCTCCTGGGCGCTGACGAGCTTGCCGCCTTCCGCGATAAGCGCCGTGGGGGCGCTATAAGCCAAAAAGGCAGCCTTGGTGCCCGCCTGCATCGCCTGCGCCGCAAAAGAATTTTCGGCATCAATCACCGCCTGGCGGGCCTGCCCCATGCTCACCAACGGCAGCCCGGAGGCCAATAACGCTATAATTGTCAAGGAATTCTTCATAATATACAAGGCTAATGGCTTATCAATAGCTAAGATAGGCACTACGGGATAATCACAATTCTCTGCCAACTTTCATTTGCCCGCTGATGCCGTTCTTGCAGCCGCATTGGCCCCTGGCTGAAACTTTGAGCCACTTTCCGCCGATTCATTTTTCTTGTTTTTATGAAACTAGCCGACCTCACTGCCCGCGCCCGGCGTATCCGCCTCGTTCTCACCGACTGCGACGGTGTGCTCACCGACGGGGGCGTCTATTATTCGGAGCGCGGCGAGGAAATGAAGCGGTTCAACATCCGCGACGGCATGGGCGTGGAGCGCCTGCGCAACCAAGGCATTGCCACGGGCATCATCACGGGCGAGGTATCGCCCTCGGTGCGCACCCGCGCCGCCAAGCTGCGCATCGAGGAACTGCACCTCGGCATCAAGGACAAGCCGGCTTGCCTGCAGGAAATCATGGCCCGCACGGGCCTGCAGGCCGATGAGATTGCCTTCATCGGCGATGATACCAACGACCTTGAAATTCTGGGTTTGGTGGGATTTTCGGCCTGTCCGGGCGATGCCACGTCTTTCGCCCGCGCGGCGGCCGACTTTCATTGCCAGGCCTTTGGCGGCCACGGCTGCTTCCGCGAGCTGGCCGAGTTCATCATTGCCGCCCAGGGCAGCGCCCAGCCGATGGCGGACGATAAAGGAAGTGAGTAGTAGCGGATTGGTGGGGTGACGGATTAGTGGATTGGAATACGATATAATCCACTAATCCACCGCTATTCCGGCAGCAGGCCCTGACTGGCGGCCAGCCGGATGAGGGCGGCCGTGTTGCGCGTCTGGGTTTTGTCCATGATGTTTTGGCGGTGGGTTTCGACGGTGCGCTTGCTGGTGAAGAGCTTGAGGGCGATTTCGGCGTTCGTAAGGCCGGCGGCTACCAGGCCCAGCACCTCCATTTCGCGCTTGCTCAGGCCCAGGGCCACGCGGGCGGCGTCGCCGTCGGCGGGCGTGCCGGTGTAGAGGCGGCCCAACAGCGCCATCCCAATGGCCGAGCACAGAAACGAGCGGCCCGAAGCCACGGTGGCCAAGCCATGCGCAAGCTCACTGACCAGGGCGCTTTTCAGGATGTAGCCGTGGGCGCCGAGGTCGAAGGCGCGGGCCACGTAGTGCTCGTTGCTGAGCTCGCCGCGGGCTAGTACGCGCAGCTGCGGGTATTGGCCGCGCAGGGCGGGCAGCAGCGCCAGGGCGTCGGGGCCGGGCAGGCTCAGGTCGAGCAGCACGACGGTGGAGTTGACGGTGCCAAGTTGGGCCAGGAGTTCGTCGCCGGTGCCGGCTTCGCCCACTACTTCGAGCCCGGGCGCTGCCGCCAAACCGAGGCGCAACACTTCACGCGTGGGCGCGTGGCCGTCGGAGAGAAGCAGGCGAATCATGGTGTAGAAAAGGGCGTAAAAAGAGAAAGCAAAAAGGTCAATCAAAATGAAGCCGACTTTAGTTCGCCAGCCAACAAAATTGGTTGTATGCACCCCGAAATTATAAGCTCAGGCAATCTGAACCCTAAACTCATTAGCAAAAGCCGTATAAATCCCTGGAAAAATCAGCGCTTCATCGGCCGATTTGGTACAAATACGTAGCCGGGTTTGCCGTATAACAGGACGGGGCCAACTTTGTGTTCTGCCACCTGTTCTACGCCTCCCACCTGCCTTCTTTTCCGCTATGACTCGCATTCTTCTGGCCGATGACCACACCATTCTGCGCGATGGCATTCGGGCGCTGCTTTCAACGGCTCCCGACCTGGAAGTGGTAGGCGAGGCCAGCAACGGCGCCGAGGTGCTGACCATGCTCGAAACCATTCCTGCCGATGTGGTGCTGATGGACGTGCAAATGCCCGTGCTCGACGGCTTTGCTACCATGCCCGAGCTGCGCCAGCGCTTCCCGGAAGTGAACGTACTGGTGCTCACCATGCTCGACCACGAAAACTACGTGGCCCGCATGCTGGAGGCGGGGGCCTTGGGATACGTGCTCAAAAACGCCGCCATCACCGAAATCATGTACGCCATTCGAACAGTGGCCACCGGCAGCCCTTTCCTGTGCACGGAAATTGGGCTGGCCATGCTCTACAAGGCCGTGGCCAACACAGGCGGCAGCACTTCATCCGAAGAAATCGGCAGCCACACCGGGGCCGACCTCACGGCCCGCGAGCTGGAAGTGCTCAAGCTCATTGCCGAAGGGCTCACCAACGGCGAAATCGCCGACAAGCTCTTCACCAGCAAGCGCACCATCGAAACCCACCGCCAGAACATCATCGCCAAAACCCAAGCCAAAAACACCGCCGCCCTCATCAAGCTGGCCGTGGGCCGGGGGCTTATTTCATAGTGGTTAGTGGTTAGCTTTAATAGCCCAAAAGCATCTGATACTCACCACTAATCGTTAACCACTAACCACTATAAAAGCCCGCCGATGGCGCTGATGCTCAGGGCCACGATGGCGGTGTTGAAGCTGAAGGAGATGAAGGCGTGGAGCAGGGCGGTGCGGCGCTGCCGCCGGCCGGGGATGGTGACGTCGGCCGTTTGGGCGGCCATGCCAATGGTGAAGGCGAAGTAGGCAAAGTCCAGGTAGTCGGGCTCGGGGTCCTGGCCGGGAAATTCCAGGCCGCCGGTGTCGCCGCCGGCCGCTTCGTCGTTGTCGTAGAAAATGTGGGCGTAGCGCAGCGTGAAGATGGTGTGCACCAGCAGCCAGGCTTCGAATACCGCCGCCATGCTCAGCGCCACATTCAGCGAGAGCCCGCCGGAGCCCAGCCCTTTGGTGGAGCTCAATAGGGCCACCACGCCCAGCAGGCTGGCCAGGGCCGCCACCAGCACAAACCCGAACGCCAGCGCCCGACTAGGGTCTTCGTCGTTGGCCACTTCGCGGATGCGGGCGGCATTGGCCGTGAAAATGGCGGCGGCGATGAGCAGCAGCGTCACGGCGGCGAAGGCGTCCCAGGCGGCCACCCACTGGCTGATGTGGCGGGGGCTGGCCGGGGTGCCGGCCCACGCCAGCGCGCCCAGCGCCAGACCGGCCAGCAGCCGGTAGCGCGCCGAAACGCGGCCCACGCGGTGCACTGCCCGAAAAAGAAAGTTGGAAGAAGTCGTTGGCACGGCGCAAAGTACGGCCGCCGGGGCCGGCCCGCCGAAACTTTTATCCCGGCTAATGCTTCCTTTGTGGCGCCGGCGGCTGCCGGTGTTTTCCACGTTCCGTCTATGAATTCAGCGCCCCTTTCCGGCCTCTACGAGCCCTCGCTCGCCCTCGTCACCGACCTGTACCAGCTCACCATGGCCTACGGCTACTGGCAGCAGGGCCTGCAAGACCGCGAGGCGGTGTTCCACCTCTACTTCCGCAAGGCGCCGTTCCAAGGCGGGTACGCGGTGGCGGCGGGGCTGGCGTTGGCGGTGGACTGGGTGGAGAACCTGCGTTTCTCGGAAGATGACCTGGCTTACCTCGGCAGCTTGCGCGGCAGCAAGGGCGGCGTCATGTTTCCGGCCGAGTTTCTGGAATACCTGCGCCAGCTGAAATTCACCTGCGACATTGATGCCGTGGCCGAGGGCACGGTGGTGTTTGGCAACGAGCCGCTGATTCGGGTGCGTGGGCCGCTGCTGCAAGCCCAATTGCTGGAAACGGCCTTGCTCACGCTCGTCAATTTCCAGACCCTGATTGCCACCAAGGCCGCCCGCATCCGCGAGGCCGCGGGCCCTTCGGACCAGGTGCTGGAGTTTGGCCTGCGCCGCGCCCAGGGTTTCGATGGCGGCCTGGGGGCCAGCCGCGCGGCTTTTTTGGGTGGGGCCGATGCCACCAGCAACGTGCTGGCCGGGCAGCGCTACGGTATTCCGGTGCGCGGCACGCACGCGCACAGCTGGGTGATGTCATTTGGCGATGAAGTTCAGGCGTTTTCGGCCTACGCGCAGGCCTTTCCCGACGACTCGGTGTTTCTAGTCGATACCTACGACACGCTGGAAGGCGTGCGGCAGGCCATTAAGGTGGCCCGCGAGATGCGCGCCAACGGGCACGAGCTGGCCGGCATCCGCCTCGATTCGGGCGATTTGGCCTACCTCAGCCGCGAGGCGCGGGCGGTGCTCGACGAAGCCGGCTTTACGGAAACGCGCATCGTGGCCAGCAACGACCTGGAGGAAAACCTCATCACCAGCCTCAAGCAACAGGGCGCCCGCATCGACACCTGGGGCGTGGGGACCCAGCTCGTGACGGCCTACAACCAGGCCGCGCTGGGCGGGGTGTACAAGCTGGCCGCGCTGCGCAAGGCCGATGACTCGGGCTGGGACTTCACCATCAAGCTTTCGGAGCAGGTGGCCAAAACCAGTGTGCCGGGCATTTTGCAGGTGCGCCGCTACCTGAACGAGTACGGCAAGCCCCGCGCCGACATGCTCTACAACACCGCTGTGCCCCTCCCCGACCAGCTCACCATCATCGACCCGGCCGACCTCACCCGCCGCCTGGCCATCAAGCCCGAAACTAAGTTTCGGGAGCTGCTGGAGCCCGTATTCCGCGCCGGCAAGCGCGTGCTGGACCTGCCCACCCTGGCCGAAAGCCGCGCCCACGCCCAGCGCGAAGTGCAAAGCCTCGACCCCAGCATCCGCCGTTTCCTCAACCCCCACGTGTTTCCGGTGGGCCTGGAGAAAACGCTGTGCGACTACCGCACGGAGCTTATTCTGGAGAAGAAGCCCGTGCGCGGGGCGTAGCGGTTAATTAAGACGAAAAAGCCGTCACGCTGAGCATATGTTCAGCGTGACGGCTTTTTCGTGCCAAGCATTTGCCGGTTCTAATCAAACTCTGGCCAGTTCTCTTCCAGTGCTACGGGTTCCGGCTGTTGCCTGGGTTGCTTCGGCGCGCTGGGGTGGCCCGAGGCGAAAGTCAGCAGCGCAATCACCAAACTGAAAAACACGGCCAGCACCGTCACAAACTGATGCGACACCACGCGGTTGCGGGAAAAAATCAGCAGCACGGCCAGCGCCAGCAGCAACACGTCGGAGGCCACCACCAGTAGGGCATCGCCGGGCCAGTGCATCACCCGAAACACCACGCCCAGAATGCCCACCGTGAGGGTGGCTACCATCACGTAATTCAAGGCATCGGAGGTGCCGGCTTCTGCATTGGCCCGCGCCGTGAAACCCAGCACCGACGCCAGCAAGGCACCAAAGCCGCCCAGCATCAGGGCATTGGCGCCGTACCACCAATGTACTTTAAAGTACACGCCCAAGAGGCCTAGTAGCAGCGCCGCCCCGTTTAGTAGTCGTGGTACATTCATGCCGAGTCGTTGTTGCCAGCCCTAACGGAGCCGGAAGATAAACTATTGCAGCAACCGCCCTACAAACATCATGCACAGCCAGCCTACGGCAGCTTACGCGTAGCGCAGCTCGCCTGCACCCACGCGCAAGGTCACGCCGCTTTCAGCCGTGAGTTGCCCGGCCACCTGCGCCTGGTAGCCGCTGGCTTGCAGCGAGGCTACTACCGCAGCGGCGCTGGCTTCTTCGGTCACGAGGAGCATGCCGGTGCCCATGTTCCAGTAGAGGTAGGCCGTTTCGGCGTCGATGCCGCCGATTTCGCAGAGACGCTGCATGGCGGGCAGGGGCGCAAACAGGTTGTCCAAGACTGCGCCGAGGCCGTTTTTCAGCACCCGCTTGAAGTTGTCGGCCACGCCTCCGCCGGTGATGTGGGCGGCGCCGTGCAGCGGCAGGCCGGCATCGAGCAGGGCCGTGAGGCCCGGCGAGTAGATGAGCGAGGGCGCCAGCAGGGCATCGCCCCAGGTGGCGTACTGGTCGGCATCGGTACCGTCGTAGGGCGCTTCGTGCCAGTTGTCGCCGAAGAGGCGGGTGAGGGTTTTGCGGGCCAGCGAGTAGCCGTTGGAGCGGAACGAGGGCGACTGCAACGCCACCACCGCCATACCGGCCTGGGCGGTGTGCCCGCTCAGAGGCCGCGCCAGGCTGGGGTGCAGGCTGCCGATAGCAGTAGAGCACCAGTTAAAGTTCATGGCCGCGCCGGGCCAGCCGCCGATGCGGTTACCGAGTTCGGCAATTTCGCCGCC
Proteins encoded in this region:
- a CDS encoding NAD(P)/FAD-dependent oxidoreductase, whose amino-acid sequence is MSTPISTDICIIGAGPVGLFAVFEAGLLKLRCHVVDALPQPGGQLSEIYPKKPIYDIPGFPEVLAGDLVDNLMKQIEPFHPTFTLGERVERFEKLDDGSFQLFTTDGTEIHCKAVAIAGGLGSFEPRKPAVENLEQFEGGRGVHYMVRDPEHFRDKKIVIAGGGDSALDWTNFLANVASDVTLVHRGTTFRGAADSAEKVQKLHEAGKIKLVLSSNVTHLHGNGELKEVTITGNDGKAEKVPLDCFIPLFGLTPKLGPIGEWGLEIENDAVKVDTLDYSTSLPGVFAIGDINTYPGKLKLILCGFHEAALMCQGAFKYIFPDKKYTLKYTTVNGAPSM
- a CDS encoding 2Fe-2S iron-sulfur cluster-binding protein — protein: MENDIRVYVEEAPGQRTELVGPTDMGLSLMELLKASGYDIMATCGGMALCATCHVEVLAGPALPEPEDAELDMLETLPVVHEGSRLSCQIRLTPRTDGLVVRLAATGA
- a CDS encoding anti-sigma factor family protein; protein product: MLRLITCQNATRLLDQQPDRALLWGPRASLWVHLRYCPYCKRYAKQTVLMAEWARAAASAREQTGPALSAAAKERMRERLAAGA
- a CDS encoding sigma-70 family RNA polymerase sigma factor; this translates as MTPSVPIPAQWPDRYGDELFRFALSRVSDTTVAEELVQETFLSALDGLATFRAEASERTWLFVILRRKIIDHYRRQARAKQVSLDQISEGGATEADFFNLETGHWADAQMPASWLNADAALEQEELHEAIQRCQDRLPAQQGAVFAMRFVEELSAEEICQELGITASNYWVLVHRAKLQLRRCLEKHGLGKN
- a CDS encoding DUF1223 domain-containing protein, whose amino-acid sequence is MELFTSEGCSSCPSADAALRDLETAQTVPGVEVIALGEHVDYWNRLGWKDAFSAPAYTARQRQYAQGFGTGSYTPQAVVNGRYELVGSRTGELAATVAKAAKAPQATVGLRVRQGRAEVRVQNLPAGTPTAEVLLAITESGLSSQVGRGENAGRLLRHAAVVRQLLPLGRVGADGTFSADQALTLPTAWQRPNLRAVVLVQEVASRHIVGVATAALSE
- a CDS encoding DUF4440 domain-containing protein — translated: MKNSLTIIALLASGLPLVSMGQARQAVIDAENSFAAQAMQAGTKAAFLAYSAPTALIAEGGKLVSAQEVWQARPVQPTTRLSWYPILADVAQSGDLGYTTGPWTQLKDGQPQAGGEYVTVWRKQPDGTWKFAVDMGIERIGAAPAKPATVPQPRLQPAVATPSMAPSGIILDVDRKFAAAELSKPGASYEQSLSAEARLYRPGLSMMQGAAAVANMKNLGDSYIFAPTTGYLAAAGDLGYVVGDLRRMATAKHPEEKGSYLRIWRREAVAGWRVVLEIFNFAPVPVTTAGPNGSAAQSPLKRAQ
- a CDS encoding KdsC family phosphatase — protein: MKLADLTARARRIRLVLTDCDGVLTDGGVYYSERGEEMKRFNIRDGMGVERLRNQGIATGIITGEVSPSVRTRAAKLRIEELHLGIKDKPACLQEIMARTGLQADEIAFIGDDTNDLEILGLVGFSACPGDATSFARAAADFHCQAFGGHGCFRELAEFIIAAQGSAQPMADDKGSE
- a CDS encoding LuxR C-terminal-related transcriptional regulator — protein: MIRLLLSDGHAPTREVLRLGLAAAPGLEVVGEAGTGDELLAQLGTVNSTVVLLDLSLPGPDALALLPALRGQYPQLRVLARGELSNEHYVARAFDLGAHGYILKSALVSELAHGLATVASGRSFLCSAIGMALLGRLYTGTPADGDAARVALGLSKREMEVLGLVAAGLTNAEIALKLFTSKRTVETHRQNIMDKTQTRNTAALIRLAASQGLLPE
- a CDS encoding response regulator, with product MTRILLADDHTILRDGIRALLSTAPDLEVVGEASNGAEVLTMLETIPADVVLMDVQMPVLDGFATMPELRQRFPEVNVLVLTMLDHENYVARMLEAGALGYVLKNAAITEIMYAIRTVATGSPFLCTEIGLAMLYKAVANTGGSTSSEEIGSHTGADLTARELEVLKLIAEGLTNGEIADKLFTSKRTIETHRQNIIAKTQAKNTAALIKLAVGRGLIS